A stretch of the Arachis stenosperma cultivar V10309 chromosome 6, arast.V10309.gnm1.PFL2, whole genome shotgun sequence genome encodes the following:
- the LOC130935051 gene encoding E3 ubiquitin-protein ligase UPL7 isoform X2, whose translation MDGTRKQQVSLRGASAKEITRDVLLEKVNRERELRNHAKRAAAAALLIQRVWRRFKVTKMVALQLQQEWEKLVNNYTAARTAIWISNNLLRPFLFFITRFSTWLQIAQSKKIHSMKICFTILLESMNSSDSKQNFCFLAIGTPEERRIWIYQARRLTSLGFSILSEFSECISGAQNLNIVTSLAMRLLVMFTDPKGWKGIVDDNRQDADLAAKDLIQFIGSNKSGSYVSVARYISALDNYSCQTKSIIPADELFFITASAITLAVRPFYLMNIDVIGPDMLDDNHAAKQYIVYLLTIPSLLQHLPSVLQPALRHKSILFPCFKTLLILKEKVLMEMSELVQSDNLVAFREIPPVGWALTNIICLATGNGNGSVNARSLNQGLDYALYVHVVITLAESLLAHLDNIGWMRKKRKTVQTDAGTSTDPVGTVMYDGEATYESLIMSYMDQFRPVTQPSHLTNLLASINRDGTNKVETPQSNCLPCLKKLDLFDVALFYSNLLRVFSTLSPIRGSLPVLNMLSFTPGFIFQLWEVLEVSLFSGDKHISVYHTSGNAKHKTFEKMQKQISKDGGNRWVNVLQKFTGKSQAASDVTDPVGSYSEPSRENEDSLELWDVEPMRHGPQGIPKDVFSVLHLFCATYSHLLSVLDDIEFYEKQVPFRLEQQRRIASMLNTLVYNGLSHGSGSHNKPLMDCAIRCLHLMYERDCRHSFCPPDLWLAPARKSRPPIAVAARTHEVLSANLRFDDSSAALSAGSVIIITPHVFPFEERVEMFRELIKMDKASRKMAGEISEPGSRAIEIVVCRGHIVEDGFRQLNSLGSRLKSSIHVSFVSECGLPEAGLDYGGLSKEFLTDLSKAAFAPEYGLFSQTSTSDRLLIPTASARYLDNGLQMIEFLGRIVGKALYEGILLDYSFSHVFVQKLLGRYSFLDELSTLDPEIYRNLLYLKNYEGDVKELCLDFTVTEESFGKRHVIELKSGGKDISVTNENKLQYIHAMADYKLNIQILPFSNAFYRGLTDLISPSWLKLFNAGEFNQLLSGGNYDIDIDDLKNNTRYTGGYNERSKTIKIFWEVVKGFKPDERCMLLKFVTSCSRAPLLGFKYLQPAFTIHKVFVHNEGMEQLYFLILCMRPLQLTRCLNSSTSHLHNILFYFCLLYGTG comes from the exons ATGGACGGAACTCGTAAACAGCAG GTGTCGCTGAGAGGAGCAAGTGCGAAGGAGATAACAAGAGATGTGCTTCTTGAAAAGGTTAACAGAGAAAGAGAGCTTCGCAATCATGCTAAACGagctgctgctgctgctctCTTGATTCAG AGAGTATGGAGGCGCTTCAAGGTCACAAAGATGGTTGCTCTGCAGCTTCAGCAGGAGTGGGAGAAATTGGTGAATAATTATACTGCTGCAAGGACAGCCATATGGATTTCAAACAATTTATTGAGaccatttcttttctttataaCCCGATTCTCAACCTGGCTTCAGATAGCCCAAAGCAAGAAAATACACTCCATGAAGATTTGCTTCACCATCTTATTGGAAAGCATGAACTCTTCAG ATTCAAAGCAGAACTTTTGCTTTCTGGCAATTGGTACACCTGAAGAGAGAAGAATATGGATTTACCAGGCACGGAGGCTAACTTCTCTCGGTTTCTCCATTCTTTCAGAGTTCAGTGAATGCATTTCAGGTGCTCAGAATTTAAATATTGTGACATCACTTGCAATGCGTCTATTGGTCATGTTTACTGATCCAAAAGGATGGAAAGGCATCGTTGATGACAATCGTCAAGATGCAGATTTAGCAGCGAAGGATTTAATTCAGTTCATTGGGAGTAATAAAAGTGGTAGTTATGTATCTGTTGCTAGATATATAAGTGCACTTGATAATTATTCTTGCCAGACAAAAAGTATCATCCCGGCAGatgaacttttttttattactgCAAGTGCGATAACTTTAGCCGTGCGTCCATTTTATCTGATGAACATCGATGTAATTGGGCCTGATATGCTGGATGACAACCATGCTGCTAAGCAGTACATTGTCTATTTACTAACTATTCCTTCGCTTCTACAACATTTACCATCTGTTCTTCAACCTGCTTTAAGGcacaaatcaattttattcccATGCTTCAAGACTCTATTG ATTTTGAAAGAGAAAGTTTTAATGGAGATGTCAGAGTTAGTACAGTCAGATAATCTTGTTGCTTTCAGGGAAATTCCTCCAGTTGGTTGGGCTCTCACTAACATTATATGTCTAGCAACAGGAAATGGGAATGGTTCTGTGAATGCTAGATCCTTGAATCAAGGTTTGGACTATGCATTGTACGTTCATGTTGTTATAACTTTAGCAGAAAGCCTACTTGCTCATCTTGATAATATTGGATGGATgcgaaagaaaagaaaaaccgTTCAAACTGATGCTGGAACATCAACAGATCCAGTTGGTACAGTTATGTATGATGGTGAAGCAACCTATGAGTCATTAATAATGTCATACATGGATCAATTTAGGCCTGTTACTCAGCCGTCACATCTTACAAATCTTTTGGCTTCAATAAATAGAGATGGCACCAACAAGGTTGAGACTCCACAGTCAAATTGTCTGCCATGTCTTAAGAAACTAGATTTGTTTGATGTTGCactattttattctaatttgcTTAGAGTATTTTCAACCTTGAGTCCAATTCGTGGCTCATTACCAGTTCTCAACATGCTGTCCTTCACTCCTGGATTTATTTTCCAATTGTGGGAGGTACTGGAGGTTTCCCTTTTTTCTGGAGACAAACATATATCTGTTTATCACACAAGTGGGAATGCCAAACATAAAACGTTTGAGAAGATGCAAAAACAGATAAGTAAAGATGGGGGTAATAGGTGGGTCAATGTTCTTCAGAAGTTTACAGGTAAGTCACAAGCTGCAAGTGATGTTACAGATCCTGTTGGCAGTTATTCTGAGCCCAGCAGAGAGAATGAAGATTCACTAGAGCTCTGGGACGTAGAACCTATGAGGCATGGCCCACAAGGGATTCCAAAGGATGTGTTTTCTGTGCTTCATCTCTTCTGTGCAACCTATTCTCACCTGCTTTCTGTTCTTGATGACATAGAGTTCTATGAGAAACAA GTTCCATTCCGATTAGAGCAACAACGAAGAATTGCGTCAATGCTAAATACCCTAGTGTATAATGGTTTGTCCCATGGTAGTGGTTCTCATAATAAGCCTCTCATGGATTGTGCTATCAGATGCTTACATTTAATGTATGAAAGGGATTGTAGACACTCATTTTGTCCTCCTGATTTGTGGCTTGCTCCCGCTAGAAAAAGCCGGCCACCAATTGCAGTTGCTGCCAGAACCCATGAAGTTTTATCAGCCAACCTAAGATTTGATGATTCATCAGCTGCCCTGAGTGCAGGTTCTGTTATCATCATTACCCCTCATGTTTTCCCTTTTGAAGAAAG AGTTGAGATGTTTCGCGAATTAATCAAGATGGATAAGGCCTCGCGAAAAATGGCTGGTGAAATTTCTGAACCTGGTTCACGAGCAATTGAGATAGTAGTATGTCGGGGTCATATTGTTGAAGATGGATTCCGACAATTGAATTCCCTTGGGTCAAGATTGAAGTCCTCTATCCATGTGTCATTTGTCAGTGAATGTGGCCTTCCTGAGGCTGGCCTGGACTATGGTGGATTATCGAAGGAATTTTTGACAGACTTATCAAAAGCAGCTTTTGCTCCTGA ATATGGATTATTTTCCCAAACCTCAACCTCCGATAGGCTTCTAATTCCTACTGCATCTGCAAGATATTTAGATAATGGTCTTCAAATGATTGAGTTCCTTGGAAGAATTGTCGGTAAAGCTCTTTATGAAGGAATATTACTTGATTACTCCTTCTCTCATGTTTTTGTACAAAAGCTATTGGGACGGTATAGCTTTCTTGATGAGTTATCAACACTTGATCCAGAGATATACAGGAATCTTTTGTATCTCAAG AATTATGAGGGTGACGTGAAGGAACTCTGTCTTGATTTCACAGTTACTGAAGAATCATTTGGCAAAAGACATGTGATTGAGCTTAAGTCTGGTGGAAAAGATATTTCTGTGACAAACGAGAACAAGTTGCAGTACATACATGCAATGGCTGATTATAAACTCAACATACAG ATACTGCCATTTTCAAATGCATTTTATAGAGGGTTAACCGATCTTATATCTCCATCCTGGTTGAAATTATTCAATGCCGGTGAATTTAATCAG TTGCTTTCAGGTGGCAATTATGATATTGAcattgatgatttgaaaaataacacCCGATACACTGGAGGTTACAATGAGAGAAGCAAGACAATCAAGATTTTTTGGGAG GTGGTTAAAGGCTTCAAACCAGATGAGCGCTGTATGCTTCTTAAATTTGTCACCAGTTGTTCTCGTGCTCCATTACTTGGGTTTAAATACTTGCAGCCAGCTTTTACAATCCACAAG
- the LOC130935051 gene encoding E3 ubiquitin-protein ligase UPL7 isoform X1: MDGTRKQQVSLRGASAKEITRDVLLEKVNRERELRNHAKRAAAAALLIQRVWRRFKVTKMVALQLQQEWEKLVNNYTAARTAIWISNNLLRPFLFFITRFSTWLQIAQSKKIHSMKICFTILLESMNSSDSKQNFCFLAIGTPEERRIWIYQARRLTSLGFSILSEFSECISGAQNLNIVTSLAMRLLVMFTDPKGWKGIVDDNRQDADLAAKDLIQFIGSNKSGSYVSVARYISALDNYSCQTKSIIPADELFFITASAITLAVRPFYLMNIDVIGPDMLDDNHAAKQYIVYLLTIPSLLQHLPSVLQPALRHKSILFPCFKTLLILKEKVLMEMSELVQSDNLVAFREIPPVGWALTNIICLATGNGNGSVNARSLNQGLDYALYVHVVITLAESLLAHLDNIGWMRKKRKTVQTDAGTSTDPVGTVMYDGEATYESLIMSYMDQFRPVTQPSHLTNLLASINRDGTNKVETPQSNCLPCLKKLDLFDVALFYSNLLRVFSTLSPIRGSLPVLNMLSFTPGFIFQLWEVLEVSLFSGDKHISVYHTSGNAKHKTFEKMQKQISKDGGNRWVNVLQKFTGKSQAASDVTDPVGSYSEPSRENEDSLELWDVEPMRHGPQGIPKDVFSVLHLFCATYSHLLSVLDDIEFYEKQVPFRLEQQRRIASMLNTLVYNGLSHGSGSHNKPLMDCAIRCLHLMYERDCRHSFCPPDLWLAPARKSRPPIAVAARTHEVLSANLRFDDSSAALSAGSVIIITPHVFPFEERVEMFRELIKMDKASRKMAGEISEPGSRAIEIVVCRGHIVEDGFRQLNSLGSRLKSSIHVSFVSECGLPEAGLDYGGLSKEFLTDLSKAAFAPEYGLFSQTSTSDRLLIPTASARYLDNGLQMIEFLGRIVGKALYEGILLDYSFSHVFVQKLLGRYSFLDELSTLDPEIYRNLLYLKNYEGDVKELCLDFTVTEESFGKRHVIELKSGGKDISVTNENKLQYIHAMADYKLNIQILPFSNAFYRGLTDLISPSWLKLFNAGEFNQLLSGGNYDIDIDDLKNNTRYTGGYNERSKTIKIFWEVVKGFKPDERCMLLKFVTSCSRAPLLGFKYLQPAFTIHKVACDVPLWTTFGGQDVDRLPSASTCYNTLKLPTYKRPGTLRTKLLYAITSNAGFELS, from the exons ATGGACGGAACTCGTAAACAGCAG GTGTCGCTGAGAGGAGCAAGTGCGAAGGAGATAACAAGAGATGTGCTTCTTGAAAAGGTTAACAGAGAAAGAGAGCTTCGCAATCATGCTAAACGagctgctgctgctgctctCTTGATTCAG AGAGTATGGAGGCGCTTCAAGGTCACAAAGATGGTTGCTCTGCAGCTTCAGCAGGAGTGGGAGAAATTGGTGAATAATTATACTGCTGCAAGGACAGCCATATGGATTTCAAACAATTTATTGAGaccatttcttttctttataaCCCGATTCTCAACCTGGCTTCAGATAGCCCAAAGCAAGAAAATACACTCCATGAAGATTTGCTTCACCATCTTATTGGAAAGCATGAACTCTTCAG ATTCAAAGCAGAACTTTTGCTTTCTGGCAATTGGTACACCTGAAGAGAGAAGAATATGGATTTACCAGGCACGGAGGCTAACTTCTCTCGGTTTCTCCATTCTTTCAGAGTTCAGTGAATGCATTTCAGGTGCTCAGAATTTAAATATTGTGACATCACTTGCAATGCGTCTATTGGTCATGTTTACTGATCCAAAAGGATGGAAAGGCATCGTTGATGACAATCGTCAAGATGCAGATTTAGCAGCGAAGGATTTAATTCAGTTCATTGGGAGTAATAAAAGTGGTAGTTATGTATCTGTTGCTAGATATATAAGTGCACTTGATAATTATTCTTGCCAGACAAAAAGTATCATCCCGGCAGatgaacttttttttattactgCAAGTGCGATAACTTTAGCCGTGCGTCCATTTTATCTGATGAACATCGATGTAATTGGGCCTGATATGCTGGATGACAACCATGCTGCTAAGCAGTACATTGTCTATTTACTAACTATTCCTTCGCTTCTACAACATTTACCATCTGTTCTTCAACCTGCTTTAAGGcacaaatcaattttattcccATGCTTCAAGACTCTATTG ATTTTGAAAGAGAAAGTTTTAATGGAGATGTCAGAGTTAGTACAGTCAGATAATCTTGTTGCTTTCAGGGAAATTCCTCCAGTTGGTTGGGCTCTCACTAACATTATATGTCTAGCAACAGGAAATGGGAATGGTTCTGTGAATGCTAGATCCTTGAATCAAGGTTTGGACTATGCATTGTACGTTCATGTTGTTATAACTTTAGCAGAAAGCCTACTTGCTCATCTTGATAATATTGGATGGATgcgaaagaaaagaaaaaccgTTCAAACTGATGCTGGAACATCAACAGATCCAGTTGGTACAGTTATGTATGATGGTGAAGCAACCTATGAGTCATTAATAATGTCATACATGGATCAATTTAGGCCTGTTACTCAGCCGTCACATCTTACAAATCTTTTGGCTTCAATAAATAGAGATGGCACCAACAAGGTTGAGACTCCACAGTCAAATTGTCTGCCATGTCTTAAGAAACTAGATTTGTTTGATGTTGCactattttattctaatttgcTTAGAGTATTTTCAACCTTGAGTCCAATTCGTGGCTCATTACCAGTTCTCAACATGCTGTCCTTCACTCCTGGATTTATTTTCCAATTGTGGGAGGTACTGGAGGTTTCCCTTTTTTCTGGAGACAAACATATATCTGTTTATCACACAAGTGGGAATGCCAAACATAAAACGTTTGAGAAGATGCAAAAACAGATAAGTAAAGATGGGGGTAATAGGTGGGTCAATGTTCTTCAGAAGTTTACAGGTAAGTCACAAGCTGCAAGTGATGTTACAGATCCTGTTGGCAGTTATTCTGAGCCCAGCAGAGAGAATGAAGATTCACTAGAGCTCTGGGACGTAGAACCTATGAGGCATGGCCCACAAGGGATTCCAAAGGATGTGTTTTCTGTGCTTCATCTCTTCTGTGCAACCTATTCTCACCTGCTTTCTGTTCTTGATGACATAGAGTTCTATGAGAAACAA GTTCCATTCCGATTAGAGCAACAACGAAGAATTGCGTCAATGCTAAATACCCTAGTGTATAATGGTTTGTCCCATGGTAGTGGTTCTCATAATAAGCCTCTCATGGATTGTGCTATCAGATGCTTACATTTAATGTATGAAAGGGATTGTAGACACTCATTTTGTCCTCCTGATTTGTGGCTTGCTCCCGCTAGAAAAAGCCGGCCACCAATTGCAGTTGCTGCCAGAACCCATGAAGTTTTATCAGCCAACCTAAGATTTGATGATTCATCAGCTGCCCTGAGTGCAGGTTCTGTTATCATCATTACCCCTCATGTTTTCCCTTTTGAAGAAAG AGTTGAGATGTTTCGCGAATTAATCAAGATGGATAAGGCCTCGCGAAAAATGGCTGGTGAAATTTCTGAACCTGGTTCACGAGCAATTGAGATAGTAGTATGTCGGGGTCATATTGTTGAAGATGGATTCCGACAATTGAATTCCCTTGGGTCAAGATTGAAGTCCTCTATCCATGTGTCATTTGTCAGTGAATGTGGCCTTCCTGAGGCTGGCCTGGACTATGGTGGATTATCGAAGGAATTTTTGACAGACTTATCAAAAGCAGCTTTTGCTCCTGA ATATGGATTATTTTCCCAAACCTCAACCTCCGATAGGCTTCTAATTCCTACTGCATCTGCAAGATATTTAGATAATGGTCTTCAAATGATTGAGTTCCTTGGAAGAATTGTCGGTAAAGCTCTTTATGAAGGAATATTACTTGATTACTCCTTCTCTCATGTTTTTGTACAAAAGCTATTGGGACGGTATAGCTTTCTTGATGAGTTATCAACACTTGATCCAGAGATATACAGGAATCTTTTGTATCTCAAG AATTATGAGGGTGACGTGAAGGAACTCTGTCTTGATTTCACAGTTACTGAAGAATCATTTGGCAAAAGACATGTGATTGAGCTTAAGTCTGGTGGAAAAGATATTTCTGTGACAAACGAGAACAAGTTGCAGTACATACATGCAATGGCTGATTATAAACTCAACATACAG ATACTGCCATTTTCAAATGCATTTTATAGAGGGTTAACCGATCTTATATCTCCATCCTGGTTGAAATTATTCAATGCCGGTGAATTTAATCAG TTGCTTTCAGGTGGCAATTATGATATTGAcattgatgatttgaaaaataacacCCGATACACTGGAGGTTACAATGAGAGAAGCAAGACAATCAAGATTTTTTGGGAG GTGGTTAAAGGCTTCAAACCAGATGAGCGCTGTATGCTTCTTAAATTTGTCACCAGTTGTTCTCGTGCTCCATTACTTGGGTTTAAATACTTGCAGCCAGCTTTTACAATCCACAAG